The stretch of DNA TCCTGTAACAACAAGTGACAAAGCAAAAAGCCACCCTGTTTCTAGTTATTATCTTGAAGAGTGGCGTCAATTATTAAAAGAACAGCCTTACGGAAACCTTTTTGATTGGTATAAGTTGCTTGGCGTTGATAATAAACAAGGGCAAATAGGTGTAGATGAAGCGCATGATATTGTGAAATCTTTAACTTTAAAATCTTACGAAGGCGGTTATAAAGTTATGCTTATATGGATGGCAGAAAAGATGAATATTGCTTGCGCCAACAAACTTTTAAAACTTATTGAAGAGCCTCCAAATAAAACCATCTTTATTCTTATTGCTGAAGATGAAGAACAAATAATTAATACCATTAGATCTCGTTGTCAAATTTTACATTTTCCGCCTTTGGCTGAAAATGTCATAAAAGATGCTTTAGTTAAAAATTATAGCTTAGATATGTCTATTGCAACTAAAATAGCACATCAATCTAATGGGAATTATAATAAAGCTTGTGACTTGGTCTATCAAGATTCTGAAGATTTACAATTTGAAGAATGGTTTATTTTTTGGATTCGAAGTGCTTTTAAAGCGAAAGGAAATAAGGCAGCCATACACGATCTTATTTCCTGGAGTGAAGATATAGCCAAAACAGGAAGAGAAACACAAAAGCAATTTTTACATTTCTGTTTAGATTTTTTTAGACAAGCCTTGTTGCTAAATTATAATGCTACAGATTTGGTTTATTTAGAGCCTAAAGCGCCAAAATTTAAATTAGAAAACTTTGCACCTTTTATACATGGAAACAATGTTTTAGAAATTAGTGATGAACTTCAAGATGCTATTTATCATATTGAACGTAATGGCAATTCTAAAATTATTTTGACCGATCTGTCTATCAAGCTTACTCGTTTGCTTCATAAGAAACCTTCGTAATGAAACCTCGTTTCTAGAAGCGTTAACCATATATATTATTTTCTCAACTAAAACTTCACTCTAAATGAGAGATTTGGAGTAATTCCTAATGAGAATCTATTAATTTCTTGAAATACAGTATTTGTTAAGCCTTCTTCAACAAAATTAAATTCTTTATACGATCTTCTTAAAAGATTATGGTTATCAGTAATATTTAATATAGACACCCCTATTTTAGCTTTCCATTTCTCTTTTACAGAGAGGTTAAATTTATAAGATGCAGACAAATCCAATCGATTATAACTGGGCAATCGATTGCTATTCGTTTTGGAGTAATTAACATTCAAACCGCCTTCATCCTGTAAAACATGCAAAGCCTTAGTGTAGGGGGTTCCCGTTCTTACATTCCAGCCTAAAGAAACATTAAAATTATTCCACGAATATGAATGAGTCCATCTAAAATGATGTTTTATATCAAAATTCCCAGGAAATGGGTTCCCTTCATTAATTTGGTTAAAAGCAAATTTATTATTTATACAGGAATAGCTTAACCAGGTTCTATAATCGTTAATCTTCTTTTTTATTAATATATCTAAACCTAAAACATCACTTTTCCCTCGAAAAAAATCTTCATTTTCTTTATTATCAAATCCTCTAGTTAATGATGTTAGACCATTTACTCTTTTTACATAACCATCTATATCTATATCCCACCCATCCTTACTAAATGAAAATCCAGTAGTTAATTGAGAACTTTTTAATATCGGAATGTTTATACCATCTGCTAAAACCCAAATTTGATTTTCTAACCCAAAATCTTTTGTTTCAAACTCCACTATTTGGCTAACTTCTTGATGTAGTATTTCTGCAGAAGTTTTAAATTTTAAATGAGGTGCTATTTGAGCTTTTAAATGCAGCCTTGGCTCAAAAAAGAACTTATTGAAAGAAGACATATAATTAGCTCTCAACCCCGCATTAAGAATTAACTTATTACTGTTTTTATATTGATAATCTGTATAAAACGCATGGTTAGTATTCGAGTCTCTATCTTGAAAAGTTTCCATTTTAAACTCACCGTTTTTAATCTGATTCCCAAAATCTAATTGATATCGGATTTTATTTGATGATAATTGGTAACCAATCGCTAACTCATTTGTTTTATTAATCTTCCAATTTGTATTAAAAAATATTCCAAAATCATAAACGATATTCTTTTTTGTCGTTTCATATATAGTCACTTCTTCATTTTCATCATAAGACGACCCGCTATAATCTAAATCAAAATTAGAATAATAAGCTTGAAAGGCATGTGAAAAAGTATGATTGTAATTATGGTCCCATAAAACACTAAAGCCTTTATTATATATTTCTATATTATCAGTTATATATTGACTGAATATACCTGAAAATTCATTATTTAATTTATTTCTTGTAAACAGGTTACTAAAAGTAATCTCATCATTATCATTTGGTTTTACAATGACTTTAGTTGTGTAGTCTAAAAAATAAAAAAACTCGTTTAGGATATTAATATCATTTACATTATAAGCTTTCTTTCCGTCAGTAAATTTTGTGTTTTGAAAAACTCTTTTAGACATATTCTTAAATGTAATTGATTTAAAAATATCTGAAAATGATCTTCTTGCAGATGCAATTATTGCTATTTTTTTACTTATAGGTGCTTTAACATAGAGATCTGCATGGGTCATATTAAAACCTAAACCACCTTTAATTTTTTGTGGTATTTTATTAGATGATGAGATGTCTATAACACTAGAGACCCTACTTCCATACTTCGCTTTTGTGCCTCCTGTATAGAACTTAACTTCTTCTGTTATATATGGATTAAAAGCCGAAATCATATCAAAAAAATGACCTGAATTATACATCTTTATGCCATCCCAAAGAATTAAGTTTTGATCGGGAGTCCCTCCTCTTACATAAAGTCCTGATGCTGTTTCTGATGGGCTTTGAATTCCGGGAAATAATTGTAAACTCTGTAATATATCTGGCTCGGTTAGCCCTGGAAGAATTCCCAGGTTTCTTGGTGATAATACTACAGAACCATCTCCTTTTTTACAAATTCCAGAAGTAAGATATTCATTAACAACAATCTCTTTAAGTTTTTGAGTAGCTGTTAAATCTATTGGATTTTGATGCTTTATAATATAATAACGCTCTGATATTCTAATAAACTTAATATTTGTTTGCTCTTCTATAATATTTAACGCTGTTTCTAACAATGCGTCATCACTTTGAAAAGTTACGAATTGATTTTCAATTAATTCTGAATTAAAAGATAATTTAATATTAAACTCTTTTTCAAGTTCAATAATCACATCATTTAAAGCCGTATTATCATAAACAAATGAGGTTCTCTTTTGGGACATCATTTGTAACGAACATATAATAATAAAAACAGTTAATATTAATTTCATCTATCAACCAACTAACTAACACTATTATAAAATCAAGAATAGGTCCTTAATGCTTCTCAAATATTAATTTTCAGAGTCTTATTAACGAGAATTATTTTGTTTTCGTCTTTAATGGTATATGAAATATTCATAGTCTCAAAAACTGTTTTTAGTGCTAACCTTAGGTTTTTATGAGTAAATCCACCGGTAAACTTTTGATTGGTGTCTATTTTTGAAGCATTAATAGTCACATTAAACTGGTTTTCAATGGTATTTATAACTTGAAATAATGGTGTATTTCTAAAAGTACTTTCCCCTTGCAGCCATGATGATTTTCTATCGGTAAAAGTCCATTTTTCTAAATCACCGTTTACAATTCTAAATGCCTTTCCTTCTTTAAGTATGGTCTCTTCCATGAC from Flavivirga spongiicola encodes:
- a CDS encoding TonB-dependent receptor domain-containing protein codes for the protein MKLILTVFIIICSLQMMSQKRTSFVYDNTALNDVIIELEKEFNIKLSFNSELIENQFVTFQSDDALLETALNIIEEQTNIKFIRISERYYIIKHQNPIDLTATQKLKEIVVNEYLTSGICKKGDGSVVLSPRNLGILPGLTEPDILQSLQLFPGIQSPSETASGLYVRGGTPDQNLILWDGIKMYNSGHFFDMISAFNPYITEEVKFYTGGTKAKYGSRVSSVIDISSSNKIPQKIKGGLGFNMTHADLYVKAPISKKIAIIASARRSFSDIFKSITFKNMSKRVFQNTKFTDGKKAYNVNDINILNEFFYFLDYTTKVIVKPNDNDEITFSNLFTRNKLNNEFSGIFSQYITDNIEIYNKGFSVLWDHNYNHTFSHAFQAYYSNFDLDYSGSSYDENEEVTIYETTKKNIVYDFGIFFNTNWKINKTNELAIGYQLSSNKIRYQLDFGNQIKNGEFKMETFQDRDSNTNHAFYTDYQYKNSNKLILNAGLRANYMSSFNKFFFEPRLHLKAQIAPHLKFKTSAEILHQEVSQIVEFETKDFGLENQIWVLADGINIPILKSSQLTTGFSFSKDGWDIDIDGYVKRVNGLTSLTRGFDNKENEDFFRGKSDVLGLDILIKKKINDYRTWLSYSCINNKFAFNQINEGNPFPGNFDIKHHFRWTHSYSWNNFNVSLGWNVRTGTPYTKALHVLQDEGGLNVNYSKTNSNRLPSYNRLDLSASYKFNLSVKEKWKAKIGVSILNITDNHNLLRRSYKEFNFVEEGLTNTVFQEINRFSLGITPNLSFRVKF
- a CDS encoding DNA polymerase III subunit translates to MLFEDVLGQDHIKNHLTQSVDNGRIPHAQLFVGNEGCGTLPMALAYAQYILCSNTGGKNTTGNEACNLKFKNISHPDLHFAFPVTTSDKAKSHPVSSYYLEEWRQLLKEQPYGNLFDWYKLLGVDNKQGQIGVDEAHDIVKSLTLKSYEGGYKVMLIWMAEKMNIACANKLLKLIEEPPNKTIFILIAEDEEQIINTIRSRCQILHFPPLAENVIKDALVKNYSLDMSIATKIAHQSNGNYNKACDLVYQDSEDLQFEEWFIFWIRSAFKAKGNKAAIHDLISWSEDIAKTGRETQKQFLHFCLDFFRQALLLNYNATDLVYLEPKAPKFKLENFAPFIHGNNVLEISDELQDAIYHIERNGNSKIILTDLSIKLTRLLHKKPS